Proteins encoded in a region of the Desulfovermiculus halophilus DSM 18834 genome:
- the ribE gene encoding 6,7-dimethyl-8-ribityllumazine synthase produces the protein MHHISTIEGQLQAEGLRFALVASRFNDFIVDRLISGAVDVLLRHGGSREDMRIVRVPGAFDMPVVVKQLAAQDDLDGIICLGAVIRGSTPHFDYVAAEVSKGLANVSLESGKAVGFGVLTTDSLEQAIERAGSKAGNKGAEAALAALETAHVLRQLQSV, from the coding sequence ATGCACCATATTTCCACTATTGAAGGACAGCTGCAGGCCGAGGGGCTGCGTTTCGCCCTGGTGGCCAGCCGGTTCAACGACTTTATCGTCGATCGCTTGATCAGCGGAGCAGTGGACGTTTTGCTCCGGCACGGGGGTAGCCGGGAGGATATGCGCATTGTCCGCGTTCCCGGGGCGTTTGACATGCCTGTGGTGGTCAAGCAGCTGGCTGCTCAAGACGACCTGGACGGGATCATCTGCCTGGGAGCGGTGATCCGGGGATCCACACCCCATTTCGACTATGTAGCGGCCGAGGTCTCCAAAGGCCTGGCCAATGTGTCCCTGGAAAGCGGCAAGGCCGTGGGCTTCGGCGTCCTGACCACCGACTCCCTGGAGCAGGCCATTGAACGGGCCGGGAGCAAGGCCGGAAACAAGGGCGCGGAGGCTGCGTTGGCTGCCTTGGAGACAGCACACGTTCTGCGGCAACTTCAATCCGTGTGA
- the nusB gene encoding transcription antitermination factor NusB, with translation MAKKHKSPRRQGREKAFQVLYGMQFYPQPDLGHMLRTFDHFIGNHEEDLGTGDGFALELVRGVLSNLPRLDALITAHCKNWRLERIGKIELTVLRLSLFELLHREDVPDKVAINEGIELAKKFGDNRSGGFVNGILDAIVHAREQSA, from the coding sequence ATGGCAAAAAAACACAAGAGCCCACGGCGGCAAGGCAGGGAGAAGGCCTTCCAGGTCCTGTACGGGATGCAATTCTATCCCCAGCCGGATCTTGGGCACATGCTCCGGACCTTCGACCATTTCATAGGCAACCATGAGGAGGATTTGGGCACAGGCGACGGATTCGCCCTGGAGCTGGTCAGGGGGGTGCTGTCCAACCTGCCCCGGCTGGATGCCTTGATTACCGCTCACTGCAAGAACTGGCGTCTGGAGAGGATCGGGAAGATAGAGCTGACCGTGCTCCGTCTTTCCCTTTTTGAGCTCCTGCATCGAGAGGATGTGCCGGACAAGGTGGCCATTAATGAGGGGATCGAGCTGGCCAAGAAGTTTGGAGACAATCGGTCCGGAGGATTCGTGAACGGCATCCTGGACGCCATTGTCCATGCCCGGGAGCAGAGTGCGTAG